The following DNA comes from Brienomyrus brachyistius isolate T26 chromosome 16, BBRACH_0.4, whole genome shotgun sequence.
CACTCCAGGACTTCTCTATATGTCTGTGGCACTCTCTTCAGTGCAAATTCTAAATGGACCCAGCAAATGGTTCCAAACAGAAGTGGAAGAACACTTAGCAGCATACACACTGGATTAGTGCAGCATATGCACTGGATTGTTTGCAGTTGAGATGTCCAGCAACAGTCAGTTGATAGTTACTGCTATGATACATTTTATTTGGTATTTCCAACTTAAAATATTGTGTATGGGATGTTGTCACTCCATTGCATGTAAACTACATTTGGGGAGTAAGGAGACAGCACAGACAACATGTACTGTCTGTAATTACTTATATCTAACTACTAGTAGTGCTGTGGTATCTAGAGCCACCCCGCTGCCCTTCCGCTTTACTCATGACTTGTTTGACCGGGTGTGATATGGCCAGTGTGTGGATTTGGTGAATAAAGAAGCCATAGCGGATGCCAGGGAGATGTGAACAATACTTACAAAAAGTGTTACAATAAATAAGTATTGTGATATTTACCACAATCTCTGGGAACTTCACTGTTGTCATAAATGTGCTCTCATGGTCCTAGTTACTGGGATGCCTTGGTATCTGCTTAGACAACTGGAGGCTTCACAGCCCCCACTTACAATTTCATTTTGAGCTACATACTCACTGAACTTCTCCATTTTGGCTTGCATTGGATTGTGCAATGCAGGGCTGTCTGGAAAGGCTGGGGGGCACTGTGAGCCCAGTGAAGGTCCCCTCAAAACTGCCGCCTTTTCATTTTCCTTTAAAAAGCGCTAGCTATTTGTTTGTTGTTCATTTGCACCTACATTTTTGTCAGGTGTTGGGGGTCATTTATTGTGTTAAAATCAATTGTGATGTTGCCATAATGATCCCAGAATAAGTGTGTGTTCCctgttgtgttgagtttaaaGAATGAATTGATCTTGTGAACTTCCAGCAGGATTGCCATTGGCATTGTGCGTTCAGTCACTCTCTTAATCACATGATCAGTTACTTAGTTACTCATTCTGACACTGTTACACACCTATTTCCTACTTCTATCGGTTATAGCACACAGACATACGCTATTTCATTCACCTGTGGAatacctcctcttcctcctttttCCTAGCACCTTGTTCCTGCATGTTCTTCAACCCGGAGACCAGGCGTCTGTCGGTGGGCATGGACAACGGTGTGGTTTCCGTAAGTGGCCCTTGCCGAGGTCTCTGTTCCCCAAACCAGGCCAACGTGCACAGTGGGCCATCATTTAACTTATCATTTATTAAATTACACGCGTGGCTCTGCTAATTAACATGGCAGATCTTCACACATGCATGGTCATGTAGCTCCTCCATATATGGTTCAGGAAGTCCACTTGCTGAAATGTGCTAAATCTGGAGCGATCCGTCAAAAAGGAACATCTTCATGCAGTGTGCATACTTCACAGTGTTGTATTGTTTTTGCAAGAGGCTGGAATCTTACTCAATTAGAAACGAAATGTAAGAGCAGTGTCAAAATCAAAGGATGTAACAAAATGCTAATCATTAATTTTGAAAGTGCTGATCTGGTCACAGACATAAGGTTTTATTTGTATacggtactgtgcaaaagtcttaggtggTCAAAGAAAATGACGTTTAAATGATCTTGATGTCTGAGATGGCttgggatgttccctgcctcgcacCTACAGTAtaacctccaggataggctaagGACCCCCATTAcattgaataggacaagtggatacagaggatggatggatggatggatggatgatttaaaTGTTGGCGTAAAAATATGGTATTATAGCTGTCAAAGTGCATCAGCTTAGTTGTTTCAAATCCTTttctaaagtcaccccagtatttgcactAACCTTCCAACACACCAGAGTATTTTTTTGACTCACCCACTACCCATCTTGTTTGGCTAATCGATATTACATTGACTTATTTAACTGACTAactaatgaatgaattaattaattgagctgatgGTGAAATTGATCAAATACATGGAGTGGCTGAAGTGCCCTtggggagaggtttgggaaccaaaggGTTGTtaatctagccatccaacaagatctcAGTatcttgtgttactcttaatttcatAAGTGATAATGTTAAGTTGCTAACCAGAGAAATagcttcaaacattttctttgactgtctaagacttttgcacagtgctgtttgTTAGTTACCTATGCATCCCTATTTAAGAACTCAGGCAATGACTCACACCGATCTATTTGAATATTGTATGCATGTGGGTTCCCCCCTCAGGAATTCATCGTCTCTGAGGACTACAACAAGATGACACCTGCCGGAACGTACCAGGGTGAGAGGGGCTGTAACTCGGCACActtcactgctggtcccattGCCCTGGTTGGATAATGTTCACCTGCATCTTCTGCATGACTGCTCTTATTGTTTCACATATTTTAGATTTGGCTTATAAGGTTAATGCCTCAAACTGCGGTTCCTCACTGCAGTGTTTTTAAAATTAAGTatacttgttttatttttttatcagatcttttaaaaaaaacattctttgtGTAATAAGTGGCAGCAGAATTTCTATACTTCTGTACATTATACttagtgtttatttttatttctcatAGTTTCCTAACTAGACGTATTTGAATACATTTCTTTGTGAGTGGAAGGTGAGCATTTTTGGCTGGCTGTATTGTAGACAGAACCTCACCTTTCATGTGTGGCTCTTATTCAGCCTGTGCGTCTCAGAGTCTTGATCGTCCCTGTTGGCTTCTCTTCCACCTTCCTTGTCCAGAAGGCCTCTTGGCTCCATTTCAGCCTTGTGTGTTCACCTGTGACAGCATTTTGGCTCCACCTACCTGACTCCCCTATAAATTGGGGATATAAAGCTTCCTCCATGGTGAATTTAGTCTGGTGAACATCAGTGTATATAGACACTGGCCCTGCCTTTTGGCTCCTAATCAATGCACAGTTACTCACACATCGCCACCATCTGTCCCTAGTGGCTGGGTGTCAGATTGCGGTGGGCGGTTTGTATGGTACAGTCATCAGTATGGTGTGTGACTGCTGAACGTGCACATGCAGGCACACAAATATTTAAATGGATGCTGCGGGAAAATATGTAACAAGGCTAATTCTGATGTTTTTAGTAAGAAGTGTGTTTTTGACCAAAGTGAACATTTCTGatgattattttgcatttctgcatACTGAACATGTGTATGTGAATCTTCAGTTTAATAATCATTTttctgtgtatgtatgtcttGAAGCCCATCAGGGCAGAGTGACGGTGGTACTGTTCGTTCTGGAGATGGAGTGGGTCCTCAGcacagggcaggacaggacctTCGCCTGGCACTGCTCAGAGAGTGGACAGCGTCTGGGGGGCTACCGCACCACCGCCTGGGTTTCCGGGCTACAGTATCCTAGTAACCATGGGGATTCAAATCGCTGGCTGTATTTCTAGCTACATGTGGCTATCAATCACTGTTTTAACCTGCTTGTAAAGTTCCTCCTACATCACAGCCAGATATCCTGTGCCAGGCTACAGTAAGACAATAGTCTTAGTTCCATTCCTGGAAGTtcagaatccaacacagtttgcagatttttcTGCTCAAACACATCTTAATTGGCCAActgccaggtttagtaggtgtgtttgaCTCCAACTGTGTTGGATTCAGGCCCTCCAGACCAGAATTGGGGAACTATGCCATACAGTCTCACTTCCTGTTACTTCCTGTCTTATTGGGGAAGGCATTCACCCAGAACATGCGTTCAGTGCAGTGATAAGTGTACACTATCCTGCAGCGCTGGGGCTGATGTTAAGCTGAATTTCAGCCGATTGCTACCACAGAGGCTCGTGAATGGGTTTACAGTGCCATCGCGTCGGATCTGGGTTTGTGGTGCTCCTCTGATCCCAGCCTGCATCACGAGCAAAGGTTTCAAATCAGTTTCAAACCTCAGTTTCAAATACCATACTTCGTTTctgattaaattattattatggttTTCTCATTGTGGGCTAACAAAGAATTCTGTTGATCCAAAGCTTGTGTTTGATGATTAGTAGAAATGGTACAGTAAAGGTTGATAAAAGATCTTCAACACGGCCCTCTGGTTTTACCTTTGAGATAGTTGCATAACTTGAATTGTGTTGGTAATCTTGATGTATAAAATTACACTGTAATGACCTAAGGTAGCCAAACAGGCCAAAATGTATGCAGTCTCAGCTACAGCCCCTAGCAGCTGGTTCTTAACAAGCACCTTCCTCAGATTTGACGTGGAGACGAGACACGCCTTTGTGGGTGACCATTCCGGCCAGGTGACCATACTGAAGCTGGAGCAGGATGACTGTAGCCTGGTCACCACCTTCAAAGGACACACAGGTACTACTAAGAATGGGTCTTTGGGGCAGGGAGCGTTTCAGAGTTAACTGAAAGGGTTAGGTGCTGCTACACACTGCTCAGCCTGATTTGGTTCTGCAGGTTGTGCCACCTTTGAGCTGATCTAGACACGACGATTAAGAGCACGCTTCCTAAATCTTGTATCCAGAGCATTGAATATAACAGTTGTAGTTGCTCATACTTTTAAATTTTACTGGTGGGACGAATCCCATTGTCAGGGCTATAGGATCTGTTAACTATCAGGCTTTTTGTTACAGAGTATccgattgttgttgttgttggttGTTGTTGATGTCGGATGTTGTTGGTTTTGGTGTTGCTTGTTTTTTATGTTGAATGTTGTTGGTTTTCGGTGTTGCTTGTTGTTTATGTTGAATGTTGTTGGTTTcggtgttgcttgtttatgttgGATGTTGTTGGTTTCGGTGTTGCTTGTTGGTTGGTGTTGGATGTTGTTGGTTTCGGTGTTGATGTGCTTCCTCACCATAATTTCCCATCTCCAGGCAATGTGACTGCGCTGTGCTGGGACCCAGTGCAGCGCGTGCTCTTCTCAGGGAGCTCGGACCACTCCATCATCATGTGGGACATCGGTGGTCGCAAGGGCACAGCCATCGAGTTGCAGGGACACAAGTATGGGAGCAGAACTCGAAGCCTACTTCAGGGTGACACTGGGACTAAGGTGGCtggggggtgaggggtgggggTACTGAAGATGTGTTCTGGGAGGTGTTTTGGCTGCCAGTGGCTATGGCCAGGGCTGAGGTAGAAAGGACAGGGACTAGGAGAAGCTGAGGGATCACATATCTGATGGACATCAGCAGGCCTCCTGCGACTGTGAGCCTGGGTCCTGGGTGGGAGTGTTGGTATGGGATGAGGGTTCCAGCATCCCTTTATTCAACACTGGCTTCTGTTGAAAGACCCCATTCATAGCATTGGCATTTGCTGAGGCAGCCCATGTGCATAAGCAGGGGTGCCGGGAGGGAAAGTGATAGGGCGATGTGCAGGTCGTGGCCTGCCTGGCACACccatatatgtgtctgtgtgaaagATATGTAAGTGTGTGTCAGGCAAAATCTGCACAGCTGCAAATGGGCTAGTGAACCGAAGcattaactgtgtgtgtgtgtgtgtgtgtgtgtgtcctctccCTACAGTGAGAAGGTACAGGGCCTGTGCTATGCGCCACACACACGCCAGCTGATCTCCTGCAGCTCTGACGGGGGCATTGTCATCTGGAACATGGATGTGAAGCGGCAGGAGGTGAGCGGTCACTCTGGCAGGGAGGGAATCCCGCTCGCAGTGCCCCGCCCTTGGCCTTCGGGGGGGAGACTTCTCAGTCCTACTCGGCTGTGTCGCCTCGGTGTTTTTCCACCAGAGATGCTTCCCAAAAATGCTGCCCCTGTAACTATATGGGCGCATTTTAGCATGCAGCTGCACGCACCTGTGTGCACACCCAGAAGCCTGCGGCGCTGGCGGGAACAGAGAATGTCTGTGTCGGCCCCCCCGCGTGGGTGCAGCGCACTTCAGCAGGGCAGCCAAACGCCACTGCGTGTATACGTCTGTATAAACAGGGACCAGGGGGCGGGgcaccaatatttaatttggctgcattttcccccccccaataaatagaACTTCAGTTAAATCATTAAGTATCAAACTCTCTGCTGCGCCTttgtacacacatgcatacatgcatatatgtaaacacttacacatgcacatacagtgAAGTCACAGAAAGTTTGGGGAGGtttgcttaattcagtaaaaatggtataaatttttattatatttgttttatAACAAAAGTAATTACTTTATTCATGACATCAAATATTATATTAGAAACAATCTgtagttttaagtaaaacattaatttgCAGTAGTAATCAATTGGAACTTGCATTATAGTTCttcgggcggcatggtggtgcagtggttagcactgtcgcctcacacctctgggacccgggttcgagtctccgcctgggtcacatgtgtgcggagtttgcatgttctccccgtgtcgtcgtggggtttcctccgggtactccggtttccccccacggtccaaaaacatgctgaggctaattggagttgctgaattgcccgtaggtgtgcatgtgtgggtgagtggtgtgtgagtgtgccctgcgatgggctggccccccatcctgggttgttccctgcctcgtgcccattgattccaggataggctccggaccccccgcgacccaataggataagcggtttggaaaatggatggatggatggatggattatagttcttaaagagctgttctgagtttaaaagttcattgacaagcagtctcACTGGTTGATTTttattagtaacacctttgcagtagcataaaacaccaaacatttgtgtttagtatccaGTGAatacaattgcaattaatagcaaaatgtcaAGAGCGGAACTGAATaagtcaaaaaaagaaaaagtaagATTCTTTAATAAAAAGTACATGTCTGAGTGAATGAAACATGCAGATATGTTAAACAGTGCTTATCAATGGACTTTTAGTTGTGAAACCAATTAATTTGCAGCCCCCCAGCAGAGTGTCCTGCTTCTCACAAATACCTGAACAGCCCTGTAGCGTCAgtgaataatattaataataataataataacagtacattttatttgtaatgCACTTTATATTTGAAGCAAATCTCAAATTGCTGGAAAGTGACAGAGCAACGCAATGGCTCAAGGAAACTCACAAAGTGAATGGTTCAGACAAAGAGGAAGAGCAGAGTTGAGCGCGATACGTGGGGATGgtgtggatgttttttttgggggggggggggtgtcagtggACAAGGAACAGGGGTCTGGCTCTCATGGCATTCAATTCAATTTGTTATTGAGAGCAGATCAGTTATGTTCTGAGTTGTTCGGTTATATCCCAAGGGTGCCAATACAAGGAGGCCATCCCATCCTCCCATTACTGTGCATCAGTCCCCCATTTCAGAGCTTTCCACCGCTTTCTTTTCCTTGGGGGGCCTTTTTGGGTGACAGCGTTCGCTTTAAATCAGTGAAGTGGGATGATGGTGCTTAAGCAGCCTCCTGTTTTAGGGCCCCAAAATGGCCTCCATATGCACCTGTGGGACCCGCCATCACTTGCCATCACCCTCCATCACTTGCCATCACCCTCCATCACTCGCCATTCTTCTTGGCTCTCATTCGATTTCTCTTGGTGTGGCTGAAGAAAACGACAAACGACAGCTCTGCAACAGGAGATGTGCAAATAGCATGAGCTGCAGAAACATTTCCTCTGGGGACACTTGAAAACATTTGCTTTTtggggtgtgcgtgtgtgtgtgtgtgtgtgtgtgtgtgtgtgtgtgtgtgtgtgtgtgtgtgtgtgtgtgtgtgtgtgtgtgtgtgtgtgtgtgtgtgtgtgtgtgtgtgtgtgtgtgtgtgtaaaaatatCAAAAAGCGCAATGTGATACCTACTATTGCTAAGAGCTAATTAGCAGTAAGTGGTAGACACTGCCGTGTCCTGGGATAATAACCTTATGACCAATGTGCAGTAGCAGGAATAAGGTCAGGAAGCACTGCTGTAGCTGCTCTATAGTATCTGAAAGTAGGTTTCATTTTCTCTTACCTCCCCCCTCCTCATCCCCAGACCCCCGAGTGGCTGGACAGTGACTCCTGCCAGAAGTGTGAGCAGCCTTTCTTTTGGAACTTCAAGCAGATGTGGGACAGCAAGAAGATCGGCCTACGgcaggtggggagggggttagGAGACGCCGCCGTACCATTAAGCTGGCCCCTGCCACCTCCACTCCGTACCGTGTGGGAAGAAGATGGTTCATGTCATCGTTTTGCAGGGCAAGACAGACCCAGCTGGCTTCAGAAATGCGTGTCAGAGGACTCACTTTTAGCTTCTCACATCCCTCCCTTGCTTTAGTGAGCTGTCGGCTCTCTCAGGGCTTCTCACTGAGGCCCCCAGCCAGAATAGCAGCCACTCCAGCCCGAAGTGCTTGTTTCAGCTTTTCctggcctgtttttttttttatagtttgcAGAGAAGAACAGTTGTGTGACAAAGTTCACACAAAGTGGAGTCAGGGCTCTGTAATCGGCTAGTCACACCTGATCGGGGATGGAATACTCTGGTCTGGGTACATACCCCAACACATAATCACAGCACTtatagacacactcacacataactCATGTGACCCACCCTTTGCCCTGCAAACTTCCCACAGCGATGTTTGCGGTTCCTGCACCAGCCCTGGGTTTTAAGCACGGTGATGATTACGGAACTGAACGTGTGACTAAAGGATTCCCTCTTCCAGTCACAGGCGGGGCCCGAAAAAAATGTGTCATTTGTTCGATGGATCATTTCTGGATAAACTGGAAAGGATGCACCATCTCCTAGCAGAGGTGTGGAGGAGAAGCAGGTGCCCTCATAGCTGGTCGGAAACAGAAGAGCTATCGTCCGTTAGTGGCTGTTGCGTAGGTGTTAGTAAGAGCGTGCAGATGGATTCAGGCCAAAGAGATCCCATCTCTCACTCCCCATCCTcagtgtgggttgggggggtgcAGAGTGGGTACGTGTAAAGAGCTAAAAGCCCATCATAAATCTGCAGTATCCATAAGGGGGCTGACATTATGTTGACCACACTTCCATTCCAAAGACCAGTCACAATTCTCTGCATACATGAAAACTCCGCATACAGGATGCATGTCATCTCTCAGCCTTGATGAATGCTGCCCTAAGAAATTATAAAGCCTCATTTGTGCAGGAAGAAGGAACATGGGGAAAACCTGCTGCAGCCGGTTCCCTccactcgtgtgtgtgtgtgtgtgtgtgtgtgtgtgtgtgtgtgtttggcagCGAAAATATGGTGATACCTCTCTGCATTTGCATATTTTTACATGACATGCTTGCCCATTATCTCATGCATCTTTGTCACAAAGTTCGGATTATTGGCCCCCGTAATCTCTTTGTATCCTGGTGATGACCTTGAGGTCTAAATATCTTAGTGCTTCTTTGGAACAGCTGTAGAAGCAGATTCTAAGAGCACTTCCTGTCAGCTGTGTaagcctgtgtgtttgtgcagggcTGATTTCGTAAACATGGTTAGTGTCCAGTCTGAGGAGACCATCACTGCTGCAGTCACAACTCGGGCTGCCACTAACAGCCATTTTTTGTATGGATTAATCTATTGACTATTTCACCGATTGGTCGATTAAGTCAAACAattaattttcctccagaaaatcaaagtgcccatttaatttaactttattttgacaacaacaaacaaTGTCACTGcagggttttagataatggatggaATTCAGCATCGACATCATCGACTATGTCAACTAATCGTTGCAGCTCTATCACAATCCTTGGTTCTTTCCCCTCTGATCATTGAGTTGGATGCAGCAGCTGTAATACAATGTCTATAGTCAGATGACCATGGAAGTGGTGCCTTTGTTGGAATTGTTGAGTATGAACCAAGTTCAAAGAGAAGTCCACACAGAGCAATGTCATTTTGAGTTTTCAGTTAATGCTGCTTCTGAAGTTGTCCACAATgcatacttattttatgtgcatttgcactgCAATGACAAGAAAATACCTTGCATTTTAAGCTGTATACCACAAATGAAGTAGACTTagcatataaagattaaaatgtattttattttcttttcataTCAGCACAAATGCACATAAGTACGCATTTACACTGCATATTGTCGTACGTAtcgtttttaaaggtgaatgcgtacttgtgtACCAGCTATGTCTATCCCTGACTATAATACTAGTGAAATGTGTTTCTTGATTGGGTCACCCTGTGTTCCATTGCGGCAAAGAATGAATCGGTCATACATGCTTTGTGTTATAATAGTGCAAATCAGTGTCTCCCAACCTTGTCTATGGGGACCGCcaggcagtccatgtttttttgCAAGCAAagttgtgacccatcaccagtcttaagtcgcactggtagaaatacacccataagactcattggtggtgatgggtcacaattgtggactgtctggtggtccctgaggaccaggttgagaaacactgggctAAACATGGTGATTCTatcattctttatttcacatgctTCATGTAATTTTTTCTGGATATTAGTTAGACAATTAAAACTTCTATTAGAGcactttttgtaaaaaaaatttaaggggCAAATGTGATTGAGGTGTGGCAATGTCTCGGAGTGTAGCGCTGTTTCCTCACATCTGCAGTGTGGGGGCATTTTGGGGGAGTGTTTGTTGCCTTTGCTCGGTGTGTGGTTTTGCACATCCTCCTGGGgtttctgcct
Coding sequences within:
- the wdfy2 gene encoding WD repeat and FYVE domain-containing protein 2; its protein translation is MAAEVQPTPQARKPELLNKIEASQDIVNTAVIIPKEDGVISVSEDRTIRIWLKRDSGQYWPSVYHTMPAPCSCMFFNPETRRLSVGMDNGVVSEFIVSEDYNKMTPAGTYQAHQGRVTVVLFVLEMEWVLSTGQDRTFAWHCSESGQRLGGYRTTAWVSGLQFDVETRHAFVGDHSGQVTILKLEQDDCSLVTTFKGHTGNVTALCWDPVQRVLFSGSSDHSIIMWDIGGRKGTAIELQGHNEKVQGLCYAPHTRQLISCSSDGGIVIWNMDVKRQETPEWLDSDSCQKCEQPFFWNFKQMWDSKKIGLRQHHCRKCGQAVCGKCSSRRSSIPLMGFEFEVRVCDSCYQSITDEDRAPTATFHDSKHGVVHMHFEPTRGWLLTSGVDKVIKLWDMTPVVS